In the genome of Corythoichthys intestinalis isolate RoL2023-P3 chromosome 19, ASM3026506v1, whole genome shotgun sequence, one region contains:
- the baalcb gene encoding brain and acute leukemia cytoplasmic protein, protein MGCGGSRTDALEPRYLESWTKETESTWLTGTDTDIPLSSINSIPSDSSEACFVSEKNCSPVPDFFEDGLPTPAQAYLKACSEASLSDVKPDSAIGQLDAPSPPTQEGAPLSSATTVQRTSVLHTEEITKWQDNRMSTKQVTITVTQSIHQMDKNGKVKKSLTTYEVMKPAEAVKQGAAHG, encoded by the exons ATGGGCTGCGGCGGTAGCAGGACGGACGCCCTGGAGCCACGCTACCTGGAGAGCTGGACCAAGGAAACCGAGTCCACGTGGCTGACCGGCACAGACACCGACATCCCGCTCTCGTCCATCAACAGCATCCCGTCCGACAGCTCCGAGGCCTGCTTCGTCTCCGAGAAAAACTGCAGTCCCG TCCCCGATTTCTTCGAAGATGGCCTACCGACTCCCGCTCAAGCGTACCTCAAAGCCTGCTCGGAAGCCAGCCTCTCTGACGTCAAACCCGACAGTGCTATCGGCCAGCTTGACGCGCCGTCCCCTCCGACGCAGGAGGGGGCGCCGTTGTCTTCGGCCACCACCGTCCAACGCACGAGTGTCCTTCATACTGAAGAGATC ACAAAATGGCAGGACAACCGCATGTCCACCAAACAGGTGACCATCACAGTGACGCAGAGCATCCACCAGATGGACAAGAATGGCAAAGTGAAGAAGTCGCTGACCACCTACGAGGTGATGAAACCCGCAGAGGCCGTCAAACAAGGCGCGGCGCACGGGTAG
- the nme6 gene encoding nucleoside diphosphate kinase 6: MLLTACRLSKALQLTLAVVKPDAVANPVILEALHQSILDNNFAIVRLKDLAWRRQDSERFYAEHSGRFFYQRLVEFMSSGPMRAYILAREDAIRHWRELMGPTKVFRARYTSPASLRARFGLTDTRNTTHGSDSVQSAQREMAFFFPDFQVEEWMQREEPAFRLGRICYDSGKHVHVLAKQR, encoded by the exons ATGTTGCTGACTGCATGTCGGTTGTCCAAAGCGCTGCAGCTCACCCTGGCGGTCGTTAAACCAGACGCAGTGGCTAATCCTGTCATTCTGGAA GCTCTTCACCAGAGTATCCTAGACAACAACTTTGCTATTGTTCGACTTAAAGATCTGGCGTGGAGACGGCAAGACTCTGAGAGGTTTTATGCAGAGCATTCAG GGCGATTCTTCTACCAAAGACTTGTTGAATTCATGTCAAG TGGCCCGATGCGAGCGTACATTTTAGCCCGAGAGGACGCCATTCGCCACTGGAGGGAACTGATGGGACCGACCAAAGTGTTCCGAGCCCGATACACCTCCCCCGCCTCGTTACGGGCTCGTTTCGGGCTCACGGATACGCGCAACACCACTCACGGCTCAG ATTCCGTCCAGTCGGCACAGAGAGAAATGGCGTTTTTCTTCCCGGATTTCCAAGTAGAGGAGTGGATGCAGAGGGAGGAGCCGGCATTCCGGTTGGGACGGATATGTTACGATTCTGGAAAACACGTCCATGTACTTGCGAAGCAGAGATAA